The genomic DNA GCACCCAGAGGAATACCGCCGGCAGCGCGGATGGCGCGGGCACCCTCATCGAGAGTCGCGCCGCTGGTGACCACGTCGTCGATGAGCAACACGCGGGTGCCCGCAGCAGTGCTTGCTCGCATGCTGTCGCTGACATTACGCTGCCGTTCATCCCGTCCGAGCTCTCTCTGATCGACGGTTGCACGTGTGAGTTGAAGGATCCGGCGCGGGGCCAGCCCCGCGCACTTGCCGATCATCTCCACCACGCGAAAACCTCGTCGCCGCATCGCTGCACGGGAGGTGGGAATGGGGACGATCACGACATCATCTGGAGAAGTACCGGCCGACAGGGCACAAATGTCGTCGACGGCATGTCGCAGCGCCGGCGCGAGAGCTCGAACGAGTGTTGCTGTCTTTCCCTCTTCTTTTACCGCACGGACGATGCGGGCACTCACGCCGGCAAACGCGAGCCCGCTGCAGACACGCATCCCGCTAGCCGTCTCTTGAACGATTGGCTCTGGAAGAAGTTCTGCTCGACACAGGTCGCAAAGCGCGACATCGTGCAGCCCACATCCCGCACACTCGATGGGGAACAAAAGGGTAAGAGCATCAGCGAAAGCGCGCCGCATGGAGTCAGAGATTTCGATAGGTGCCATGGCGTCCATCGTCGAACTCGCTCCACGCTCGCGTGAACCCCTCACGTACTCC from Microbacterium endophyticum includes the following:
- a CDS encoding ComF family protein translates to MAPIEISDSMRRAFADALTLLFPIECAGCGLHDVALCDLCRAELLPEPIVQETASGMRVCSGLAFAGVSARIVRAVKEEGKTATLVRALAPALRHAVDDICALSAGTSPDDVVIVPIPTSRAAMRRRGFRVVEMIGKCAGLAPRRILQLTRATVDQRELGRDERQRNVSDSMRASTAAGTRVLLIDDVVTSGATLDEGARAIRAAGGIPLGAATVAATPKWNEGEHAKRVGR